Proteins encoded by one window of Halosolutus amylolyticus:
- a CDS encoding DEAD/DEAH box helicase: MEVAEVLPEFADAFAFEEFNRMQREALPALLESDENVVASAPTASGKTALAELAICKALADGGTALFIAPLRALTNEKEDDWDRFEDLDYSVYVVTGERDLNPRRARHADILVMTPEKLDSATRKHDSRRYDFVTDVDVCVIDEVHLLDADRRGSVLEVTISRLRRLCDPRIVALSATMPNVDDVAAWLDAPAETTFEFGEEYRPVDLNAGVKTYTHGENTFADKYRRLYRALDLAEPHLREDGQTLVFVSSRQDTVQAAKKARDEIAERDLEIGPRGDYDFHAESKDKLENDTLRKSVLDGVAFHHAGLSKNDRDLVEEWFKEGRIELLFSTSTLAWGVNLPARCVVIRDTKLHDPLEGEVDMSPLDVLQMLGRAGRPGYDDVGYGWVVCDTAEADKYRRLLRDGKEIESRLAESLETHLNAEIAMGTITDLEDVMDWLETTFYYVRGQSRPEEYDFPNLRGRVRDCLEDLVDRGFVEMDDADLSIEATARGMLTSKYYLRLETAARFADLCDRVGEDGATLETGDILEAVATAQEFDSVSARQSERDAIDAVLVGHDTGDLDAGDRKVLAILRSGANGSVPPELRSDAWVIRRNATRLVSALGAFLDRFAGPHAANLARRVEARIENGVAEDAVGLVAIDGVAAGRASKLSKEGLSTPGDVVAAGVEGLVDAGLSDGVAEGVCESAQSLPAIDLEWGQFPDAIETGENEVREVTVKNVGEAARAGIRVTVNGVEMTSTNTYLRDTETVPVGVFGADADVLEFTVNVAFPEEPLVPIAETRTVRVE, from the coding sequence ATGGAGGTCGCCGAGGTTCTCCCCGAGTTCGCCGACGCCTTCGCCTTCGAGGAGTTCAACCGGATGCAACGCGAGGCCCTGCCGGCCTTGCTCGAATCGGACGAGAACGTGGTCGCGAGCGCCCCGACCGCCTCGGGCAAGACCGCGCTCGCGGAACTGGCGATCTGCAAGGCGCTCGCCGACGGCGGCACCGCGCTCTTTATCGCGCCGTTGCGAGCCCTGACCAACGAGAAGGAAGACGACTGGGACCGCTTCGAGGACCTGGACTACTCGGTCTACGTCGTCACCGGCGAACGGGATCTGAACCCGCGGCGCGCGCGTCACGCGGACATCCTCGTGATGACCCCCGAGAAACTCGACTCGGCGACGCGCAAGCACGATTCGCGCCGGTACGACTTCGTCACCGACGTCGACGTCTGCGTCATCGACGAGGTGCACCTGCTCGACGCCGATCGGCGCGGGTCGGTGCTCGAGGTGACGATTTCCCGCCTGCGACGGCTCTGTGATCCCCGCATCGTGGCGCTGTCGGCGACGATGCCGAACGTGGACGACGTGGCGGCGTGGCTCGACGCTCCCGCGGAGACGACCTTCGAGTTCGGCGAGGAGTACCGGCCCGTCGACCTCAACGCGGGCGTCAAGACCTACACGCACGGCGAGAACACCTTCGCCGACAAGTACCGCCGGCTCTACCGGGCGTTAGACCTCGCTGAGCCACACCTCCGGGAGGACGGCCAGACGCTCGTGTTCGTCTCCTCCCGACAGGACACCGTGCAGGCCGCCAAGAAGGCCAGGGACGAGATCGCCGAACGCGACCTCGAGATCGGCCCGCGCGGCGATTACGACTTCCACGCCGAGTCCAAGGACAAACTCGAGAACGACACGCTCCGGAAGTCCGTCCTCGACGGCGTCGCGTTTCACCACGCGGGCCTCTCGAAGAACGATCGCGACCTCGTCGAGGAGTGGTTCAAAGAGGGACGGATCGAACTCCTGTTCTCGACCTCGACGCTCGCGTGGGGCGTCAACCTCCCGGCGCGCTGCGTCGTGATCCGGGACACGAAACTCCACGACCCGCTCGAGGGCGAGGTCGACATGAGCCCGCTGGACGTGCTCCAGATGCTCGGACGCGCGGGCCGGCCGGGCTACGACGACGTCGGCTACGGCTGGGTCGTCTGCGACACAGCGGAGGCCGACAAGTACCGCCGCCTCCTCCGGGACGGCAAGGAGATCGAGTCCCGCCTCGCGGAGAGCCTCGAGACCCACCTCAACGCCGAAATCGCGATGGGGACCATTACCGACCTGGAGGACGTGATGGACTGGCTCGAGACGACCTTCTACTACGTGCGAGGCCAGTCCAGGCCCGAGGAGTACGACTTCCCGAACCTCCGCGGGCGCGTCCGCGACTGTCTCGAGGACCTCGTCGATCGCGGCTTCGTCGAGATGGACGACGCCGACCTTTCGATCGAGGCCACGGCGCGAGGGATGCTGACCTCGAAGTACTACCTGCGTCTCGAGACGGCCGCGCGGTTCGCGGACCTCTGCGATCGGGTTGGAGAAGACGGGGCGACACTCGAGACGGGAGACATCCTCGAAGCGGTCGCGACCGCCCAGGAGTTCGACTCCGTCTCCGCCCGCCAGTCCGAACGCGACGCGATCGACGCGGTGCTGGTCGGCCACGACACCGGCGACCTCGACGCGGGCGATCGGAAGGTGCTTGCGATCCTCCGGAGCGGGGCCAACGGCTCGGTCCCCCCGGAACTGCGAAGCGACGCGTGGGTGATCCGCCGGAACGCGACGCGACTCGTCTCGGCGCTCGGCGCGTTCCTCGATCGGTTCGCGGGCCCGCACGCGGCGAACCTCGCCCGGCGGGTCGAGGCCCGCATCGAGAACGGCGTCGCCGAAGACGCGGTCGGACTGGTCGCGATCGACGGCGTCGCCGCCGGCCGGGCGAGCAAACTCTCGAAAGAGGGGCTGTCGACCCCCGGCGACGTCGTGGCGGCGGGCGTCGAGGGCCTCGTCGACGCCGGCCTCTCGGACGGCGTCGCCGAAGGCGTCTGCGAGAGCGCCCAGTCGCTCCCCGCGATCGACCTCGAGTGGGGGCAGTTCCCCGACGCGATCGAGACCGGTGAGAACGAGGTCCGCGAGGTCACCGTCAAGAACGTCGGCGAAGCCGCCCGCGCCGGGATCCGGGTGACAGTCAACGGCGTCGAGATGACGAGCACGAACACCTACCTCCGCGACACCGAGACCGTCCCGGTCGGCGTCTTCGGGGCGGACGCGGACGTACTCGAGTTCACCGTGAACGTCGCCTTCCCCGAGGAACCGCTCGTCCCGATCGCGGAGACGCGGACGGTCCGGGTCGAGTGA
- a CDS encoding YgaP family membrane protein translates to MDRNVGGIDRQGRIIVGALATIAGLAALAGYWTVGLVGGALALAIGVILLATGTTQKCPINEAAGIDTTEK, encoded by the coding sequence ATGGACCGAAACGTCGGCGGTATCGACCGTCAGGGGCGGATCATCGTCGGTGCACTGGCTACGATCGCCGGACTCGCCGCGCTCGCGGGCTACTGGACCGTCGGACTCGTCGGGGGCGCGCTGGCGCTCGCGATCGGGGTGATCCTCCTCGCGACCGGGACGACCCAGAAGTGTCCGATCAACGAGGCCGCCGGGATCGACACGACCGAAAAATAA
- a CDS encoding HAD family hydrolase — protein sequence MTAVLFDMDGVLVDSEDYWVEFEREELLPVAVPDADVDLAEVSGMNFREIYDYLDEEYETAITREEWIDRFEAFAETLYTEHVDSLDGLHDLLAELDDRDVPTALVSSSPHDWIGLVLDRFDLAGAFDEVISADEIEAASKPAPDVFEYAASEVGIPTEECVVVEDSENGIEAAARAGTIVVAYRIDAHGDIDLSPADVVVDDAAELREEVLRLAG from the coding sequence ATGACTGCCGTGTTGTTCGATATGGACGGCGTGCTCGTCGACAGCGAGGACTACTGGGTCGAGTTCGAACGCGAGGAACTGCTCCCGGTCGCGGTTCCGGACGCGGACGTCGACCTCGCGGAGGTGAGCGGGATGAACTTCCGCGAAATTTACGACTACCTCGACGAGGAGTACGAGACGGCGATCACGCGCGAGGAGTGGATCGATCGGTTCGAAGCCTTCGCGGAGACGCTCTACACCGAGCACGTCGACTCCCTCGACGGCCTCCACGACCTGCTCGCGGAACTGGACGATCGGGACGTTCCCACGGCGCTGGTCTCCTCCTCGCCCCACGACTGGATCGGCCTGGTGCTCGATCGGTTCGATCTCGCAGGCGCGTTCGACGAGGTCATCAGCGCCGACGAGATCGAGGCCGCGAGCAAACCCGCGCCCGACGTCTTCGAGTACGCCGCGAGCGAGGTCGGGATCCCGACCGAGGAGTGCGTCGTCGTCGAAGACTCCGAAAACGGGATCGAGGCGGCCGCGCGAGCGGGAACGATCGTCGTCGCCTACCGGATCGACGCCCACGGCGACATCGATCTCTCGCCGGCCGACGTGGTCGTCGACGACGCGGCGGAACTCCGCGAGGAAGTGCTTCGGCTGGCCGGCTGA
- a CDS encoding DJ-1/PfpI family protein, translating into MVDITAEIVLFDGFDELDAIGPYEVLENGAHAGASIDVRLVTLEETDLVTASHQLRVEPDGTLGDPDLLIVPGGGWTTANEGVRAVVEDGVLPDAVDERYANGATIASVCTGAMILAEAGLLEGRPATTHQVALDDLEAYAANVVEERVVDGAATAASPARASGHADDSDVLTAGGVTAGIDLALWLLEREFGDDIASAVETEMEHERRGGVFG; encoded by the coding sequence ATGGTCGATATCACGGCGGAAATCGTCCTGTTCGACGGCTTCGACGAACTCGACGCGATCGGTCCCTACGAGGTGCTCGAGAACGGCGCCCACGCCGGCGCGTCGATCGACGTCCGACTGGTCACGCTCGAGGAGACCGACCTGGTGACGGCGAGCCACCAGCTACGGGTGGAACCCGACGGCACGCTCGGGGACCCGGACCTGCTGATCGTGCCGGGCGGCGGATGGACGACCGCGAACGAGGGCGTCCGGGCCGTCGTCGAGGACGGCGTCCTGCCGGACGCAGTCGACGAGCGCTACGCGAACGGGGCGACGATCGCGTCGGTCTGTACCGGCGCGATGATCCTCGCCGAGGCGGGCCTGCTGGAGGGTCGGCCGGCGACGACGCACCAGGTCGCTCTCGACGATCTCGAGGCGTACGCGGCGAACGTGGTCGAGGAACGCGTCGTCGACGGGGCGGCTACCGCCGCCAGTCCAGCGCGTGCCAGCGGGCACGCGGACGACAGCGATGTGCTCACGGCCGGCGGCGTCACCGCCGGGATCGATCTGGCGCTGTGGCTGCTCGAACGGGAGTTCGGCGACGACATCGCCTCGGCAGTCGAGACGGAGATGGAACACGAGCGCCGTGGCGGGGTCTTCGGATAA
- a CDS encoding adenosylhomocysteinase, giving the protein MSDQTDPLAWTRDYTPILRSLADEYGEEQPLSGYSVALASHLEQKTGVLIETLRDAGAEVLVTGSEPYSTKGEVVDALRDQDGVETFVEAGMTEEEWADGQHRLLEAEPDFILDDGCELIAKVHADHPDVARQVIGGGEQTTAGITRLEAMEDEDVLEFPVYGVNDTPMKHFFDNVHGTGESSLSNVMITTNTMLSGKTVVVGGYGYCGRGIARKARGMGAQTIVTEVDPRKALEAHMDGHRIASMAEAASEADYVITSTGNRDVVREDHFDELQDGVILANAGHFDVEIAVAALEDAADRVTEPRDGVTRYHMADGRRINLLAEGRLVNLTGPHSSGHPAEVMDTTFAMMFEAARDMLAEGRGEKLAPGLYAMPDRLDRAVANRKLETLDVDVDDLTDRQREYYEEWEHPDSAF; this is encoded by the coding sequence ATGTCAGACCAGACCGACCCGCTCGCCTGGACGCGCGACTACACGCCCATCCTGCGATCGCTCGCCGACGAGTACGGCGAGGAACAGCCGCTCTCGGGGTACAGCGTCGCGCTGGCCTCCCACCTCGAGCAGAAGACGGGCGTGCTAATCGAGACTCTGCGCGACGCGGGGGCCGAGGTTCTCGTCACCGGGAGCGAACCCTACAGCACCAAGGGCGAGGTGGTGGACGCCCTTCGCGACCAGGACGGCGTCGAGACGTTCGTCGAAGCCGGCATGACCGAGGAGGAGTGGGCCGACGGCCAGCACCGACTGCTGGAGGCCGAACCCGACTTCATCCTCGACGACGGCTGCGAGCTGATCGCGAAGGTCCACGCGGACCACCCAGACGTCGCCCGGCAGGTGATCGGCGGCGGCGAGCAGACCACGGCCGGGATCACCCGCCTCGAGGCTATGGAAGACGAGGACGTCCTCGAGTTCCCGGTCTACGGCGTCAACGACACGCCGATGAAACACTTCTTCGACAACGTCCACGGCACCGGCGAGTCCTCGCTGTCGAACGTGATGATCACGACCAACACGATGCTCTCGGGCAAGACCGTCGTCGTCGGCGGCTACGGCTACTGTGGCCGCGGCATCGCACGTAAGGCCCGCGGGATGGGCGCGCAGACGATCGTCACAGAGGTCGACCCGCGGAAGGCCCTCGAAGCGCACATGGACGGCCACCGGATCGCCAGCATGGCCGAGGCCGCCTCGGAGGCCGACTACGTCATCACGTCGACGGGGAACCGCGACGTCGTCCGCGAGGACCACTTCGACGAACTCCAGGACGGCGTCATCCTCGCGAACGCCGGCCACTTCGACGTCGAGATCGCCGTCGCGGCCCTCGAGGACGCCGCCGATCGCGTCACCGAACCTCGCGACGGCGTCACTCGCTACCACATGGCCGACGGGCGCCGGATCAACCTGCTCGCGGAGGGGCGACTCGTCAACCTTACCGGGCCGCACAGCAGCGGCCATCCCGCCGAAGTGATGGACACGACGTTCGCGATGATGTTCGAAGCCGCGCGCGACATGCTCGCAGAGGGCCGCGGCGAGAAACTCGCGCCGGGCCTGTACGCGATGCCCGATCGTCTCGATCGCGCGGTCGCCAACCGGAAACTCGAGACGTTAGACGTCGACGTCGACGACCTCACCGATCGCCAGCGCGAGTACTACGAGGAGTGGGAGCACCCGGACAGCGCGTTCTGA
- a CDS encoding energy-coupling factor transporter transmembrane component T family protein, whose product MSSSPSLYVDRDTFLHRLNARSKMGLLLGVFVAAYAFGDPLWVFVPLAASFVALVAVGGWPNFKRLSFIVVALFLVGFAVWPAFTDPGGDVLLSTPLGSITEREVLFALGRSQRIAAFIVGGLLFVTTTSNEEIVAGMRSIGIPYAFCFAVGTALRLFPTFLGSANTVRQAQAARGHEVGGRNPITLLRSYVPLLIPVFMTAIRNVQTQAMALEARGFDTRGERSFYNRQPFGTADWLVVVLGLAVAAASVWLRLQGYGTV is encoded by the coding sequence GTGAGTTCCTCGCCGTCGCTGTACGTCGATCGCGACACGTTCCTCCACCGCCTGAACGCGCGTTCGAAGATGGGACTGCTCCTGGGCGTGTTCGTGGCGGCCTACGCCTTCGGCGACCCGCTGTGGGTGTTCGTCCCGCTCGCGGCCTCGTTCGTCGCGCTCGTCGCGGTCGGCGGCTGGCCGAACTTCAAACGCCTCTCGTTCATCGTGGTCGCGCTGTTCCTCGTCGGCTTCGCCGTCTGGCCGGCGTTCACCGACCCCGGCGGGGACGTGTTGCTCTCGACGCCGCTCGGGTCGATCACCGAACGGGAGGTGCTGTTCGCGCTCGGCCGATCCCAACGGATCGCGGCGTTCATCGTGGGCGGGCTGCTGTTCGTGACCACGACCTCAAACGAGGAGATCGTCGCGGGGATGCGATCGATCGGCATCCCGTACGCGTTCTGTTTCGCCGTCGGCACCGCCTTACGGCTGTTCCCGACGTTCCTTGGGTCGGCCAACACGGTGCGACAGGCCCAGGCCGCACGCGGCCACGAGGTCGGCGGACGTAACCCGATCACCCTGCTCCGGAGCTACGTCCCGCTCCTGATCCCGGTGTTCATGACCGCGATCCGGAACGTCCAGACGCAGGCGATGGCGCTCGAGGCGCGCGGCTTCGACACCCGCGGCGAGCGATCGTTCTACAACAGGCAGCCGTTCGGGACGGCCGACTGGCTGGTCGTCGTCCTCGGTCTCGCGGTCGCGGCCGCGTCGGTTTGGCTCCGACTGCAGGGGTACGGGACCGTCTGA
- a CDS encoding ABC transporter ATP-binding protein, translating into MDTDSTDEDAAVLRDVVFAYERGLDLPPADSFADVEDYDPDERGGAVLRGLDLDVPAGAFTVVMGASGGGKSTLLRTFNSIIPNFITGSFAGDVNVLGRDATAARVPEMAADVGMVLQDYEAQLFGTSVQSEVAFGPENLAIPPADIDPRADHALEIAGLDDLARRRPPDALSGGQKQRLVFAGVVANHPDLLLLDEPTSDLDPAGSHDTLSVIRSLADADGASAPEGWPGPETIVLVTHEIEEALLADRAVLLRAGRVYREGPARDVFTDVEALRNARVAVPPVVEVFDRLGWVREDLPLYPEEAADAVLDRGLTWTPPARRDAALPGAPADTGRDTGEPLFELEGIVHEYETDRETVRAVDNVDLTVNEREVVAIVGHNGSGKTTLAKHLNGLLEPDAGSARWRGEEVSDRSMSEVGRSVGYVFQNPDHQIFADTVREEVAFGPENFGMEGEELDRAIEDAIETVELDGLEDADPFALSKGQRQRVALASILATDPDAIVFDEPTTGLDATQRDRFMDLVARLNREAGVTVVMVTHSMHTVARYAPRTVVMADGEKVFDRPTRELFADESLLERWELEPPQSVALSNRLATETGQDDALPALSVDEVVAGLGGGQASETETARSTGSVASGDASDADSRADGGRDDGDCDDDDTDGARNADGDTDDATGGERA; encoded by the coding sequence ATGGACACTGACTCGACCGACGAGGACGCGGCGGTTCTGCGGGACGTCGTCTTCGCCTACGAGCGCGGCCTCGATCTGCCGCCGGCGGACTCGTTCGCCGACGTCGAGGACTACGACCCGGACGAGCGCGGCGGCGCCGTCCTTCGCGGTCTCGACCTCGACGTTCCCGCCGGAGCGTTCACCGTGGTGATGGGCGCCAGCGGCGGCGGCAAGTCGACGCTGTTGCGGACGTTCAACTCGATCATTCCGAACTTCATCACCGGGTCGTTCGCGGGCGACGTGAATGTCCTCGGTCGGGACGCGACCGCCGCTCGCGTGCCGGAGATGGCCGCCGACGTCGGGATGGTTCTCCAGGATTACGAGGCACAACTGTTCGGGACGAGCGTCCAGAGCGAGGTCGCCTTCGGTCCCGAAAACCTCGCGATCCCACCGGCCGATATCGACCCCCGGGCCGATCACGCGCTCGAGATCGCGGGACTCGACGATCTCGCGCGCAGACGCCCGCCGGACGCGCTCTCGGGCGGACAGAAACAGCGCCTCGTCTTCGCCGGCGTCGTCGCGAACCACCCCGACCTGCTGTTGCTCGACGAACCGACCAGCGACCTCGATCCGGCGGGGAGTCACGACACGCTGTCGGTGATCCGCTCGCTCGCGGACGCCGACGGAGCGAGCGCCCCCGAGGGGTGGCCTGGCCCGGAGACGATCGTGCTGGTCACCCACGAGATCGAGGAGGCGCTACTGGCCGACCGGGCCGTCCTGCTTCGCGCCGGTCGCGTGTATCGCGAGGGGCCGGCCCGCGACGTGTTCACCGACGTCGAGGCGCTCCGGAACGCACGCGTTGCCGTGCCGCCGGTCGTCGAGGTGTTCGATCGACTCGGCTGGGTCCGTGAGGACCTGCCGCTGTACCCCGAGGAGGCCGCCGACGCCGTCCTCGATCGCGGCCTCACCTGGACGCCGCCCGCGCGTCGCGACGCGGCGCTCCCCGGCGCACCGGCCGACACCGGACGCGACACCGGCGAACCGCTGTTCGAACTCGAGGGCATCGTCCACGAGTACGAGACCGATCGGGAGACGGTGCGGGCGGTCGACAACGTCGACCTCACGGTCAACGAGCGAGAGGTCGTCGCGATCGTCGGTCACAACGGCAGCGGGAAGACGACCCTTGCGAAGCACCTGAACGGACTGCTCGAACCCGACGCGGGGAGCGCGCGCTGGCGCGGGGAGGAGGTTTCGGACCGCTCGATGAGCGAGGTCGGCCGCTCGGTCGGCTACGTCTTCCAGAACCCCGACCACCAGATCTTCGCCGACACCGTCCGCGAAGAGGTCGCGTTCGGCCCCGAGAACTTCGGCATGGAGGGCGAAGAACTCGATCGGGCGATCGAAGACGCCATCGAGACGGTCGAACTCGACGGGCTGGAGGACGCGGACCCGTTCGCCCTCTCGAAAGGGCAGCGCCAGCGGGTCGCGCTGGCGTCGATCCTCGCGACCGACCCCGACGCGATCGTCTTCGACGAGCCGACGACTGGCCTCGACGCGACCCAGCGCGATCGGTTCATGGATCTCGTCGCCCGCCTCAACCGGGAGGCGGGGGTGACCGTCGTGATGGTCACCCACAGCATGCACACCGTCGCCCGCTACGCGCCGCGGACGGTCGTGATGGCTGACGGCGAGAAGGTCTTCGATCGACCGACGCGGGAACTGTTCGCCGACGAGTCGCTCCTCGAACGGTGGGAACTCGAACCGCCGCAGTCGGTGGCGCTCTCGAACCGGCTGGCGACCGAAACGGGCCAGGACGACGCGCTGCCCGCCCTCTCGGTCGACGAAGTCGTCGCGGGACTCGGCGGCGGGCAGGCGTCCGAGACCGAAACGGCTCGCTCCACCGGATCGGTGGCGAGCGGGGACGCGTCGGACGCCGACAGTCGCGCCGACGGCGGACGCGATGACGGTGACTGCGACGACGACGATACCGACGGCGCGAGAAACGCCGACGGTGACACTGACGACGCCACCGGAGGTGAACGCGCGTGA
- a CDS encoding QueT transporter family protein: MRELVTMWRDTRMIMLVAVVAAVYAALLIPFAGLVLVPGITAVRPGNVIPVIFGLMFGPAAAWGSAIGNLINDIFAGTFGPGSLFGFIGNFFFGMLGYKLWGNLGPLSSGVEPDFRENAGRQLVEFVAVAVAASAACAAIIAWGLEVLGLFPFSVLGTLIFLNNTLATVVLGPPLLYLTYPRIKRMGLLYTDLLHDEDLPDTGTGQAQTAALGLLTIAIAWVVVGIAISMGVQDVPFAADQGATFGEGGATVQIALGAIAFLIFLGLTSISGERLSELID, translated from the coding sequence ATGCGAGAACTTGTCACGATGTGGCGGGACACGCGGATGATCATGTTAGTAGCGGTCGTGGCGGCAGTGTACGCCGCACTGCTGATTCCCTTCGCCGGGTTAGTGCTCGTCCCGGGGATCACGGCGGTTCGTCCCGGAAACGTCATTCCGGTGATCTTTGGCCTCATGTTCGGTCCGGCGGCGGCCTGGGGGTCGGCGATCGGGAACCTGATCAACGACATCTTCGCCGGTACGTTCGGTCCGGGGAGCCTGTTCGGCTTCATCGGAAACTTCTTCTTCGGCATGCTCGGCTACAAGCTCTGGGGGAACCTCGGTCCCCTCTCGAGCGGCGTCGAACCCGACTTCCGCGAGAACGCCGGTCGCCAGCTCGTCGAGTTCGTCGCCGTCGCCGTCGCGGCCTCGGCGGCGTGTGCGGCGATCATCGCCTGGGGACTCGAGGTGCTCGGACTCTTCCCCTTCTCGGTGCTCGGGACGCTGATCTTCCTGAACAACACGCTCGCGACGGTCGTGCTCGGACCGCCGCTGCTGTACCTGACGTACCCGCGCATCAAGCGGATGGGGCTACTCTACACCGATCTGCTCCACGACGAGGATCTGCCGGACACTGGTACGGGACAGGCCCAGACGGCCGCGCTCGGACTGCTGACGATCGCGATCGCCTGGGTCGTCGTCGGAATCGCTATCTCGATGGGCGTCCAGGACGTCCCGTTCGCCGCCGATCAGGGGGCGACGTTCGGCGAGGGCGGCGCGACCGTCCAGATCGCCCTCGGCGCGATCGCGTTCTTGATCTTCCTCGGACTGACCTCAATCTCCGGCGAGCGACTCTCCGAACTGATCGACTAA
- a CDS encoding inositol monophosphatase family protein, protein MESTLSAIEGTAIEACTVGGRYLREIYRTGQTSADRSAHDVKSSADTGAEERMLAVVRSAFPDHRIDAEESGVHEGNGAYEWVVDPLDGTNNFESGLPSFASAVTVLADDEPVLGVAYVPMLDDLYVGRRGEGVRYNGHPVSADRDADPATATVVSVIGHDVKRQPDRRAVSDAINRAIEDRCKRRLESWSPTVHWGLLARGRLDGVVSYRPDREEQLLGELFAAESGLRTATGEDWFVGAVTVDLRAELVDLVSKCVS, encoded by the coding sequence ATGGAGTCGACACTCTCCGCGATCGAGGGAACCGCGATCGAAGCCTGTACCGTCGGCGGGCGGTACCTGCGGGAGATCTACCGGACCGGGCAGACGTCCGCCGATCGGTCCGCACACGACGTGAAGTCGAGCGCCGATACGGGCGCGGAAGAGCGCATGCTCGCGGTCGTCCGATCGGCGTTTCCCGACCACCGGATCGACGCCGAGGAGTCGGGCGTTCACGAGGGGAACGGCGCGTACGAGTGGGTCGTCGACCCGCTCGACGGAACGAACAACTTCGAATCCGGACTGCCGTCGTTCGCCTCGGCGGTGACGGTCCTCGCCGACGACGAACCGGTTCTGGGCGTCGCCTACGTACCGATGCTCGACGACCTGTACGTGGGACGGCGCGGCGAGGGCGTCAGGTACAACGGCCACCCGGTCAGCGCCGACCGCGACGCCGATCCCGCGACCGCCACGGTCGTCTCGGTCATCGGCCACGACGTGAAACGCCAGCCCGATCGGCGTGCGGTCTCCGACGCGATCAACCGCGCGATTGAGGACCGCTGCAAGCGCCGCCTCGAGAGCTGGAGCCCGACGGTTCACTGGGGGCTCCTCGCCCGGGGACGACTGGACGGCGTCGTCTCCTATCGGCCCGATCGGGAAGAACAGCTTCTGGGGGAACTCTTCGCGGCCGAGAGCGGACTCCGGACGGCGACCGGCGAGGACTGGTTCGTCGGTGCCGTGACCGTCGATCTGCGCGCGGAACTCGTCGACCTCGTCTCCAAGTGCGTTTCGTGA
- a CDS encoding MazG nucleotide pyrophosphohydrolase domain-containing protein encodes MDEQQRQVADFVEAHGLETPPAYRLLDLVSEVGELAKDANESTDYGSTPETVSIEPDEIGDALFALLAIADALEIDAEEALETAMAKYDARMDERDTPGSGT; translated from the coding sequence ATGGACGAACAACAGCGACAGGTCGCCGACTTCGTCGAGGCGCACGGACTCGAGACCCCGCCCGCGTACAGGCTCCTCGATCTCGTCTCGGAGGTCGGCGAACTCGCGAAGGACGCGAACGAGTCGACCGACTACGGGAGCACGCCCGAGACGGTCTCGATCGAACCGGACGAGATCGGCGACGCGCTGTTCGCCCTGCTGGCGATCGCCGACGCGCTCGAGATCGACGCCGAGGAGGCGCTCGAGACGGCCATGGCGAAGTACGACGCCAGAATGGACGAGCGCGACACCCCGGGATCGGGGACCTAA